From Streptomyces sp. NBC_00370, a single genomic window includes:
- a CDS encoding TetR/AcrR family transcriptional regulator: MSRTDKSADEQIVPQDIVGATLRAAEARGVSVAEVTLRDIAQEAGISRSTLVRRIGGSRHALDEALRAAGVEPGGRKPVRERAIEVTGTLISTQGLGTVTFERVAAAAECSVPSLYATFGGRDELLRLVFERYSPTVDVEALLATSRGDLEDTVRRLTRLMVDTLEREPRVLPALLAEVFARPGDANVLMVFQTLTPRLLAGLGAWLAEEAAAGRVRDLPPMLLTQMMTGPIFHHFLLRPVTSQVAAADLPSKEETIETFAQAFLRAVALPPPGDEARQE, from the coding sequence ATGTCACGTACTGATAAGTCGGCGGACGAGCAGATCGTCCCCCAGGACATCGTCGGAGCAACCCTGCGGGCCGCGGAAGCGCGTGGCGTCTCCGTGGCCGAGGTGACGCTCCGGGACATCGCCCAGGAGGCCGGGATCTCCCGCAGCACACTGGTACGCCGGATCGGCGGCAGTCGGCACGCCCTGGACGAGGCGCTGCGCGCGGCCGGCGTCGAACCCGGGGGACGCAAGCCGGTCCGAGAGCGGGCGATCGAGGTCACAGGCACCCTGATCAGTACGCAGGGACTCGGCACGGTCACGTTCGAACGTGTGGCGGCTGCCGCCGAGTGCTCCGTACCCAGCCTCTACGCGACCTTCGGAGGACGTGACGAACTGCTGCGGTTGGTGTTCGAGCGCTACAGCCCCACCGTCGACGTCGAGGCGCTTCTTGCCACGTCGCGCGGTGACCTGGAGGACACCGTCCGGCGCCTCACGCGGCTCATGGTCGACACGCTGGAACGTGAACCGCGTGTCTTGCCCGCCCTGTTGGCGGAGGTCTTCGCCCGCCCCGGCGACGCCAACGTCCTGATGGTCTTCCAGACACTCACTCCGCGCCTCCTGGCAGGCCTCGGAGCGTGGCTCGCCGAAGAAGCCGCCGCCGGCCGGGTCCGGGATCTCCCGCCCATGCTGCTCACCCAGATGATGACCGGCCCGATCTTCCACCATTTCTTGTTGCGCCCCGTCACCAGCCAGGTCGCCGCGGCAGACCTGCCCAGCAAAGAAGAAACGATCGAGACGTTCGCCCAGGCCTTTCTCCGTGCCGTGGCCCTGCCCCCGCCGGGCGACGAGGCCAGGCAGGAATAG
- a CDS encoding acyl-CoA dehydrogenase family protein produces MRYMSKGIKADIGQSKAQEIIDRVVELRPWLREHQAAAERQRRIPQETIERLDAAGVFGLTTPKRYGGADFTTREVHDIFRALGSGCGATGWMVWAAAGGNLWSCAFDDDVVAPVYESPWVGNRTFAVGGTSRRTSGTARQVDGGWMIKGAWPFATGSAHASHGYLAVFYDEVDDAKVGMVLVPKDSLAARDDWDAMGMAATGSQTVATDGELFVPDGYFSTPKRLTERLAGLTERGLGPRRGGLARSLVTGAGVALGMADHAMEVFLGAIGKRGIPYSPYAKQADAPITHLTVGRAHTQIRAAAAVADAAVAQLDRLEAAEADPAEPDTLQLHTDVAYIWDACGSAVETLFRASGASAITKRQPLQLIARNCRAGSLHAAHGIDTWMENVGRELCGSEAPPASMSVLERRS; encoded by the coding sequence ATGAGGTATATGTCAAAGGGCATCAAGGCGGACATCGGCCAGTCGAAGGCGCAGGAGATCATCGACCGCGTCGTGGAGTTGCGGCCGTGGCTGCGCGAGCACCAGGCAGCGGCCGAGCGGCAGCGGCGCATCCCGCAGGAGACCATCGAGCGTCTCGACGCGGCCGGTGTGTTCGGCCTGACGACACCGAAGCGGTACGGGGGAGCGGATTTCACGACCCGGGAGGTGCACGACATCTTCCGTGCACTCGGCTCCGGATGCGGGGCGACCGGCTGGATGGTGTGGGCGGCCGCGGGCGGGAACCTGTGGAGCTGTGCCTTCGACGACGACGTCGTCGCCCCGGTGTACGAGTCGCCGTGGGTCGGCAATCGCACCTTCGCTGTGGGCGGGACCAGCCGGCGCACGTCGGGGACCGCACGGCAGGTCGACGGCGGTTGGATGATCAAGGGCGCATGGCCCTTCGCGACGGGGAGTGCTCACGCGTCCCACGGCTATCTCGCCGTCTTCTACGACGAGGTGGACGACGCGAAGGTCGGGATGGTGCTCGTCCCGAAGGATTCGCTTGCGGCCAGGGACGACTGGGACGCGATGGGGATGGCGGCCACGGGCAGCCAGACCGTGGCGACGGACGGCGAACTGTTCGTCCCCGACGGGTACTTCAGCACTCCGAAGCGGCTCACCGAGCGGCTCGCCGGGCTTACCGAGCGGGGCCTCGGACCACGTCGCGGAGGCCTCGCCCGCTCGCTCGTCACCGGAGCGGGTGTCGCGCTCGGCATGGCCGACCACGCCATGGAGGTGTTCCTGGGGGCGATCGGGAAGCGTGGCATCCCGTACTCGCCGTACGCGAAACAGGCCGACGCGCCGATCACGCACCTGACCGTCGGTCGCGCCCACACCCAGATCCGGGCGGCGGCAGCGGTGGCCGACGCCGCGGTGGCTCAGCTCGACCGGCTGGAGGCAGCGGAGGCGGACCCCGCCGAGCCTGACACCCTCCAGCTCCACACCGACGTGGCGTACATCTGGGACGCGTGCGGCTCTGCCGTCGAGACGCTCTTCCGTGCGTCCGGGGCGTCTGCGATCACCAAACGGCAGCCGCTTCAGCTGATCGCGCGCAACTGCCGTGCGGGCAGCCTGCACGCGGCGCACGGCATCGACACCTGGATGGAGAACGTCGGGCGGGAGCTGTGCGGATCGGAGGCGCCGCCGGCGTCCATGAGCGTGCTCGAACGCCGTTCATAA
- a CDS encoding nuclear transport factor 2 family protein: MNVEELSARAEIHDVLLRYCRGLDRVDMSLVRGGFHGDAWVQFPESLHIGSVDGFVDFLSGEMPRFVRTMHLLGNSLVEFDGPDVAHVETYLNAYHQGSEKHQWKGAYVKLWGRYLDRFERRDGVWLIARRRLLVDWMYQYPSDGWFDDHPDASVGMRDGTDPSLRPVAGFHGTPTAEKDWPS, from the coding sequence ATGAATGTCGAAGAACTGAGCGCACGTGCGGAGATCCACGACGTGCTGCTGCGCTACTGCCGCGGTCTCGACCGGGTCGACATGAGCCTGGTCAGGGGCGGCTTCCACGGCGACGCCTGGGTCCAGTTCCCCGAGAGCCTGCATATCGGTTCCGTGGATGGATTCGTCGACTTCCTGTCCGGCGAGATGCCGCGGTTCGTCCGCACCATGCATCTCCTCGGCAACAGCCTGGTCGAGTTCGACGGGCCCGACGTCGCCCATGTCGAGACGTACCTGAACGCCTATCACCAGGGCTCGGAGAAGCACCAGTGGAAGGGCGCCTACGTCAAACTCTGGGGACGCTACCTCGACCGGTTCGAGCGGCGGGACGGTGTCTGGCTGATCGCGCGCCGCAGGCTTCTCGTCGACTGGATGTACCAGTACCCCTCCGACGGATGGTTCGACGACCACCCGGACGCCTCCGTGGGCATGCGGGACGGAACCGACCCCAGCCTGCGCCCGGTTGCCGGCTTTCACGGCACGCCGACGGCGGAGAAGGACTGGCCCAGCTGA